One Spiribacter halobius DNA segment encodes these proteins:
- the hisC gene encoding histidinol-phosphate transaminase — translation MTQANFDPTSLAAPGIAGLTPYQPGKPEGELAREYGVSDIVKLASNENPLGPSPRALAAAQEAVAGAHRYPDGGAWALRQHLAAVHDVAPECLIFGNGSNDVLDLVARAFLAPGRSAVFAEHAFAVYPIATRSAGAEAVVVPANPADHPQPFGHDLAAMAEAARRPGVAVMFVANPNNPTGTWVDGDAVAALLAAVPREVIVVLDEAYVEYALDVPGYVDGRRWLERHPNLVLTRSFSKAYGLAGLRVGYGIAHPAVADLMNRVRHPFNVNAAAQAAALAALEDEAHIARSVAENAAERGRLTTGLESLGLRVLPSAGNFVCARVGDAAAVNEALLRAGVIVRPVAGYGLPEWLRITVGRPGENDRLLAALADCRRGGLLGGC, via the coding sequence ATGACACAAGCGAACTTCGACCCCACCTCCCTCGCCGCCCCCGGCATCGCCGGCCTTACGCCCTATCAGCCCGGCAAGCCGGAAGGGGAGCTGGCCCGGGAGTACGGGGTGAGCGACATCGTCAAGCTCGCCTCCAACGAGAATCCCCTGGGGCCGAGCCCACGGGCGCTGGCGGCGGCGCAGGAGGCGGTGGCCGGGGCGCACCGATACCCGGACGGCGGTGCCTGGGCGCTGCGTCAGCATCTCGCTGCGGTGCATGACGTCGCGCCGGAGTGCCTGATCTTCGGCAACGGCTCCAACGATGTGCTGGACCTGGTGGCGCGCGCCTTCCTGGCGCCGGGGCGCTCGGCGGTGTTCGCCGAGCACGCCTTTGCCGTCTATCCCATCGCCACCCGCAGCGCCGGCGCCGAGGCGGTGGTGGTGCCGGCCAACCCGGCCGACCATCCCCAGCCCTTCGGCCATGACCTCGCCGCCATGGCCGAGGCGGCGCGGCGCCCCGGCGTCGCGGTGATGTTCGTGGCCAATCCCAACAACCCCACCGGCACCTGGGTGGACGGTGACGCGGTGGCGGCGCTGCTGGCGGCGGTGCCGCGCGAGGTCATCGTCGTGCTGGACGAGGCCTATGTGGAGTACGCCCTGGACGTACCCGGCTACGTTGACGGGCGCCGCTGGCTCGAGCGCCATCCCAACCTCGTGCTCACCCGCAGCTTCTCCAAGGCCTACGGTCTGGCCGGCCTGCGGGTCGGCTATGGCATCGCCCACCCGGCGGTGGCGGACCTCATGAACCGCGTGCGGCACCCCTTCAACGTCAATGCGGCGGCCCAGGCCGCGGCGCTGGCGGCGCTGGAGGACGAGGCGCATATCGCCCGCTCGGTGGCGGAGAACGCCGCCGAGCGGGGCCGTCTGACCACCGGCCTCGAGAGCCTCGGGCTGCGGGTTCTGCCCTCGGCGGGCAACTTCGTCTGCGCCCGGGTCGGGGACGCGGCGGCGGTCAACGAGGCGCTGCTGCGCGCCGGGGTGATCGTGCGTCCGGTGGCGGGCTATGGGCTGCCCGAGTGGCTGCGCATCACCGTCGGGCGCCCAGGGGAGAACGACCGGCTGCTGGCGGCCCTTGCGGACTGTCGGCGTGGCGGCCTGCTCGGAGGATGCTGA
- a CDS encoding prephenate dehydrogenase, with product MVIERLCIAGVGLIGGSLALALRAAGAVGEVVGTGRRSEPLERALALGVLDRYELEPARAAEGADVVLLGVPLGAMRPVLAALRPGLGEGTVITDVGSAKGCVVADAEAVFGALPARFVPAHPIAGTEKSGVEAAFPTLFRGRRVILTPDRHTDGEALATVRGLWSAAGAEVVEMGVTAHDRMLAGTSHLPHLLAFGLVDMLARSPDHDEIFQYAAGGFRDFTRIASSDPVMWRDVCLGNREALLAALAAYREDLERLTAMVAAADGDALEAVFRNAKRTRDRHLHIFEK from the coding sequence GTGGTCATCGAGCGTCTGTGCATCGCCGGCGTCGGCCTCATCGGCGGATCGCTGGCGCTCGCCCTGCGGGCCGCGGGCGCCGTGGGCGAGGTGGTGGGCACCGGGCGCCGGTCCGAGCCCCTCGAGCGGGCGCTGGCCCTGGGCGTGCTGGACCGCTACGAGCTGGAGCCGGCGCGGGCGGCGGAGGGTGCCGACGTGGTCCTGCTCGGCGTGCCGCTTGGCGCCATGCGCCCGGTGCTTGCCGCGCTCCGCCCGGGGCTTGGCGAGGGCACCGTGATCACCGACGTCGGCAGTGCCAAGGGCTGCGTGGTGGCGGACGCCGAGGCCGTGTTCGGGGCGCTGCCGGCGCGCTTCGTGCCGGCGCATCCGATTGCGGGTACCGAGAAGAGCGGTGTGGAGGCGGCCTTCCCCACGCTGTTCCGCGGGCGCCGGGTGATTCTGACACCGGATCGGCACACTGACGGCGAGGCCCTCGCCACCGTCCGCGGGCTCTGGAGTGCTGCCGGGGCGGAGGTGGTGGAGATGGGCGTGACCGCCCACGACCGCATGCTGGCGGGCACGTCGCATCTGCCGCACCTGCTCGCCTTCGGTCTGGTGGACATGCTGGCGCGCTCGCCGGACCACGACGAGATCTTTCAGTACGCCGCCGGCGGCTTTCGCGACTTCACCCGCATCGCTTCCAGCGATCCGGTGATGTGGCGTGACGTCTGCCTCGGCAATCGTGAGGCGCTGCTGGCGGCACTGGCCGCCTACCGGGAGGACCTGGAGCGGCTCACGGCCATGGTGGCGGCGGCGGACGGTGATGCGCTGGAGGCGGTGTTCCGCAATGCCAAGCGCACCCGGGACCGCCATCTGCACATCTTCGAGAAATGA
- the aroA gene encoding 3-phosphoshikimate 1-carboxyvinyltransferase, producing MTNAAERGRRFRVRPGGRLSGALRVPGDKSISHRAVMLGALAEGTTEIGGFLEGADALATLAAFRALGVEAEGPRRGRLRIRGVGLHGLRAPDGPLDLGNSGTSMRLLAGLLAGQAFDSTLLGDASLMRRPMRRVTEPLAAMGARIDTSAEGTAPLRIHGGQRLRGIDYALPVASAQVKSALLLAGLYADGETRVTEPAPTRDHTERLLAGFGYPVHRDGASVRLSGGGRLQGGPIVVPADISSAAFFLVGASIAPGSALVLEHVGLNPTRTGVIGILRRMGADIEIEDQREVGGEPVGRIAVRHAPLYGIEIPPELVPLAIDEFPAIFVAAACAQGETRLAGAEELRVKESDRIQVMADGLAALGITAEPQPDGIRIQGGRLGGGQVRAHGDHRIAMAFAMAGLAAEDEILIDDCTEVDTSFPGFVDMARDAGLAITVEAGA from the coding sequence ATGACGAATGCGGCAGAGAGGGGCCGGCGCTTCCGGGTCCGCCCCGGCGGGCGCCTGTCCGGGGCGCTGAGGGTTCCTGGGGACAAGTCCATCTCCCACCGCGCGGTGATGCTGGGGGCCCTCGCCGAGGGCACCACCGAGATCGGCGGGTTCCTGGAGGGGGCTGACGCGCTCGCAACCCTGGCCGCCTTTCGGGCCCTCGGCGTCGAGGCCGAAGGGCCGCGCCGCGGCCGGCTGCGCATCCGCGGCGTGGGGCTGCACGGCCTGCGCGCGCCTGACGGACCGCTGGATCTCGGCAACTCGGGGACCTCCATGCGCCTGCTGGCGGGGTTGCTGGCGGGCCAGGCATTCGACAGCACGCTGTTGGGCGACGCCTCGCTGATGCGCCGGCCCATGCGCCGGGTGACCGAGCCGCTGGCCGCCATGGGGGCGCGGATCGACACCAGCGCCGAGGGCACCGCGCCGCTACGCATCCACGGCGGCCAGCGGCTGCGCGGCATCGACTATGCGCTGCCGGTGGCGAGCGCACAGGTGAAATCCGCGCTGCTGCTGGCGGGTCTCTACGCCGACGGTGAGACCCGGGTGACCGAGCCCGCACCCACGCGGGACCACACCGAGCGCCTGCTGGCGGGCTTCGGCTATCCGGTGCATCGCGACGGCGCCAGCGTCCGGCTCAGCGGCGGCGGCCGCCTGCAGGGCGGGCCCATCGTGGTGCCGGCAGACATCTCCTCGGCGGCGTTCTTTCTGGTGGGTGCGAGCATCGCGCCGGGCTCGGCGCTGGTGCTGGAGCACGTCGGGCTCAATCCGACACGGACCGGGGTGATCGGAATCCTGCGGCGCATGGGGGCGGACATCGAGATCGAGGACCAGCGCGAAGTGGGCGGCGAGCCGGTGGGACGAATCGCCGTGCGGCATGCGCCGTTGTACGGCATCGAGATTCCTCCGGAGCTGGTGCCGCTTGCCATTGACGAGTTTCCGGCGATCTTCGTCGCCGCCGCCTGCGCCCAGGGCGAGACCCGGCTGGCCGGCGCCGAGGAGCTGCGGGTGAAGGAAAGCGATCGCATTCAGGTCATGGCCGACGGTCTCGCGGCCCTCGGCATTACGGCGGAGCCGCAGCCCGACGGCATCCGGATCCAGGGCGGCAGGCTCGGCGGCGGGCAGGTACGTGCCCACGGCGATCACCGCATCGCCATGGCCTTTGCCATGGCCGGACTGGCGGCCGAGGACGAGATCCTCATCGACGACTGCACGGAGGTGGACACGTCCTTCCCCGGCTTCGTGGACATGGCACGGGATGCCGGGCTCGCCATCACCGTGGAGGCCGGGGCATGA
- the cmk gene encoding (d)CMP kinase, whose product MTPAPVLTLDGPGGAGKGTVARAVARELGWHLLDSGAIYRLLALAAERAGVDVDDVPGLLRVARGMRLEFRPRADGGTEVRLDGEEVSTEIRSEACGERASRLAVLPAVREALLARQRDFREPPGLVADGRDMGTVVFPDAEVKVFLTASAEERARRRHKQLKEQGLGGNLTDLLREITARDERDANREVAPLVPAGDAVTIDTTGVPVESVVAQVMSRVRERLGR is encoded by the coding sequence ATGACGCCGGCACCGGTGCTGACCCTGGACGGCCCCGGCGGTGCCGGCAAGGGCACCGTGGCGCGGGCGGTGGCCAGGGAGCTCGGCTGGCATCTGCTGGACAGCGGTGCGATCTACCGGCTGCTGGCGCTGGCGGCGGAGCGCGCCGGTGTCGATGTGGACGACGTGCCCGGTCTGCTGCGGGTCGCCCGCGGCATGCGGCTCGAGTTCCGGCCGCGCGCGGATGGCGGCACCGAGGTCCGGCTCGACGGCGAGGAGGTGAGCACGGAGATACGCAGCGAGGCCTGCGGCGAGCGGGCGTCGCGCCTCGCCGTGCTCCCGGCCGTGCGCGAGGCGCTGCTGGCCCGTCAGCGCGACTTTCGCGAGCCCCCCGGACTGGTGGCCGACGGCCGCGACATGGGCACCGTGGTCTTCCCCGATGCCGAGGTGAAGGTTTTCCTCACCGCCTCCGCCGAGGAACGCGCCCGGCGGCGCCATAAGCAGTTGAAGGAGCAGGGTCTCGGTGGTAATCTCACCGACCTTTTACGGGAGATCACGGCGCGGGACGAGCGCGACGCCAACCGTGAGGTGGCGCCGCTGGTGCCGGCCGGGGATGCCGTCACCATCGATACCACCGGCGTGCCGGTGGAAAGCGTGGTGGCGCAGGTCATGAGCCGGGTCCGCGAGCGGCTGGGCCGTTAG